A window of Shewanella mesophila contains these coding sequences:
- a CDS encoding argininosuccinate synthase translates to MSIEAKKSVKKVVLAYSGGLDTSAIIPWLKETYNDCEIVAFCADVGQGAAELEGLHEKAISSGASECYIVDLKEELVADYIYPTIATGAIYEGTYLLGTSMARPIIAKAQVEVARKVGADAVCHGCTGKGNDQVRFEGCFAALAPDLTVIAPWREWEMVSREDLLDYLAERNIATTASATKIYSRDANAWHISHEGGELEDPWNEPSKGVWTMTVAPEDAPNEPEYVSLEIEAGRVTKVNGEALSPYEALMTLNEIAGAHGVGRIDITENRLVGMKSRGCYETPGGTVMFAALRAIEELVLDKTSREWREQIGAKMAHLVYDGRWFTPLCESLIGASEPLANLVNGEVVIKLYKGQAQAVKKRSPNSLYSEAFATFGADDVYNQKDAEGFIRLYSLASRIRALNAK, encoded by the coding sequence ATGTCTATTGAAGCTAAAAAATCAGTTAAGAAAGTGGTGTTAGCCTACTCCGGTGGTTTGGATACCTCGGCAATTATTCCATGGTTAAAAGAGACTTATAATGATTGCGAAATTGTGGCTTTCTGTGCCGACGTTGGACAGGGTGCTGCAGAGCTAGAAGGTTTGCACGAAAAAGCGATCTCTTCTGGTGCGTCAGAGTGTTATATCGTCGATTTGAAAGAGGAGTTGGTGGCGGATTACATTTATCCAACCATCGCCACAGGTGCTATTTACGAAGGCACTTATCTACTTGGCACCTCAATGGCACGGCCGATTATTGCCAAGGCACAGGTCGAAGTCGCACGTAAAGTGGGTGCCGATGCCGTGTGCCACGGTTGTACTGGGAAGGGAAATGATCAGGTTCGTTTCGAAGGTTGTTTTGCCGCACTTGCACCTGATTTAACTGTGATTGCGCCTTGGCGTGAATGGGAAATGGTAAGCCGTGAAGACCTGCTTGATTATCTTGCAGAAAGAAATATCGCTACTACCGCTTCAGCGACCAAAATTTATAGCCGTGACGCTAACGCTTGGCATATTTCCCATGAAGGTGGTGAGTTAGAAGATCCGTGGAACGAGCCAAGCAAAGGCGTTTGGACCATGACTGTCGCACCAGAAGATGCACCAAATGAGCCTGAGTATGTGTCGCTTGAAATTGAAGCGGGCCGTGTTACCAAGGTAAATGGTGAAGCATTATCACCTTATGAAGCCCTGATGACGCTCAATGAAATAGCTGGTGCTCATGGTGTTGGACGTATCGATATTACCGAAAACCGTTTGGTAGGTATGAAGTCTCGTGGTTGTTATGAAACGCCCGGTGGCACAGTGATGTTTGCTGCTCTACGTGCAATTGAAGAGCTCGTTCTCGATAAGACGAGTCGTGAGTGGCGTGAGCAGATCGGAGCTAAGATGGCTCATCTCGTTTATGACGGTCGTTGGTTTACTCCTTTATGTGAATCATTGATTGGTGCATCAGAGCCATTGGCCAATCTGGTTAACGGCGAAGTGGTGATTAAGCTTTATAAAGGGCAGGCGCAAGCGGTGAAGAAACGCTCGCCAAACAGCTTATATTCAGAAGCGTTTGCCACCTTTGGTGCCGACGATGTATATAATCAAAAAGATGCTGAAGGTTTTATTCGTTTGTACTCTTTAGCTAGCCGTATTCGAGCATTAAACGCGAAGTAA
- the argH gene encoding argininosuccinate lyase, translating into MALWGGRFTQESSALFKLFNDSLPVDYRLIEEDIIGSIAWADAITSVGILSDVECIELKSALNQLLDEVKDKPELILASGAEDIHSFVEQSLIAKVGDLGKKLHTGRSRNDQVATDLKLWCKKEGQALLALLGKLRTALLELTERELDAVMPGYTHLQRAQPVAFGHWCLAYVEMFERDISRLEDALKRADTCPLGTGALAGTAYPMDRYALAKSLGFGAPTLNSLDTVSDRDHVIELCSDASISMMHLSRMAEDLIFFNSGEAGFIELDDQVTSGSSLMPQKKNPDALELIRGKTGRVYGSLVGILTTMKALPLAYNKDMQEDKEGLFDVMDSWAICLEMAALVLSGLKVNRENTLRAAQQGYANSTELADYLVAKGMPFREAHHVVGEVVVAAIAQKKPIEEFELATLQTFAAVIEQDVYGCLTIDSCLAKREALGGTSLPQVKAALSAKL; encoded by the coding sequence ATGGCGTTATGGGGTGGAAGGTTTACTCAAGAAAGCAGCGCACTGTTTAAGCTTTTTAATGATTCGTTACCCGTCGATTATCGTTTGATCGAAGAGGACATTATCGGTTCTATCGCCTGGGCCGATGCGATAACTTCGGTTGGTATTTTATCCGATGTAGAATGTATCGAACTAAAAAGCGCTCTGAATCAGCTTCTAGATGAGGTTAAAGATAAACCTGAGTTGATCTTAGCGTCTGGTGCTGAAGATATTCATAGTTTCGTTGAGCAGTCGCTTATCGCCAAGGTCGGTGACCTAGGTAAGAAGCTACACACTGGGCGTTCGCGTAACGATCAGGTGGCAACGGATCTTAAGCTATGGTGTAAAAAAGAGGGCCAAGCTTTACTGGCTTTATTAGGTAAGTTGAGAACAGCGCTGCTTGAACTTACTGAGCGTGAGTTAGATGCTGTGATGCCAGGTTATACCCACCTTCAACGTGCTCAGCCTGTAGCATTTGGCCATTGGTGCTTAGCCTATGTTGAGATGTTTGAGCGTGATATTAGTCGCTTAGAAGATGCATTAAAGCGTGCCGATACCTGTCCACTGGGAACAGGAGCTCTTGCTGGTACTGCCTATCCTATGGATCGGTATGCATTGGCTAAATCACTAGGTTTTGGCGCACCAACCTTAAACAGCTTAGATACAGTATCGGATAGAGACCATGTCATTGAGTTATGTAGTGACGCTTCTATCAGCATGATGCATCTCAGTCGTATGGCTGAAGATCTGATTTTCTTTAATAGCGGTGAAGCTGGGTTTATTGAACTGGATGATCAAGTGACCTCTGGCTCATCCCTTATGCCACAAAAGAAAAACCCAGATGCGTTAGAGCTGATCCGTGGTAAGACTGGCCGTGTTTATGGCAGTTTAGTCGGTATTCTAACCACAATGAAAGCCCTGCCGCTGGCATACAATAAAGATATGCAGGAAGACAAAGAAGGCTTATTCGACGTTATGGATAGCTGGGCTATCTGCCTTGAAATGGCGGCATTGGTGTTATCTGGCTTGAAGGTTAATCGTGAGAATACTTTAAGAGCCGCTCAACAAGGCTATGCAAACTCCACAGAGCTCGCTGATTACTTAGTCGCCAAAGGCATGCCTTTTAGAGAAGCGCATCATGTGGTGGGTGAGGTTGTGGTTGCCGCGATTGCTCAGAAAAAACCGATCGAGGAGTTTGAATTAGCGACATTACAAACCTTTGCTGCGGTGATTGAGCAGGATGTTTATGGCTGTTTAACTATCGACTCTTGTTTAGCTAAACGCGAAGCCCTAGGTGGCACCTCTTTACCGCAAGTCAAAGCGGCTTTGAGTGCCAAGCTATAA
- a CDS encoding penicillin-binding protein 1A produces the protein MKWFKRITIALFSLALLGIGAIAAAYFYVLPELPDVTTLKTVKLQTPLRIYSADGKLISQFGEKRRIPVEYEQVPSQLINAVLDTEDARFFEHKGIDPIGIIRAAVILATTGKKSQGASTITQQVARGFFLSREKTYIRKIKEIFLALKIEKALSKTEILTLYLNRSFLGNRAYGVGAAAQVYYGKELEQLTLPEMAMIAGLPQAPSAANPIRNPARAMNRRNWVLSRMLEKENISEAEYQEAITAPITAKYHGAEIELYAPYISEMARDYMVDKFGEEEAYTGGYNVYTTVDSTLQQYAQQALRDNVYAYDERHGYRGATEVLWETQTPDTNQIVAKLKATQGFQGLEPAAVMSVAEQSAQVLTDKGEEITLEWEGLSWARKFISNQRQSSAPKLAADVVSAGEQIWIRHNGNIWQLAQIPQVASAIVSLDPYNGSIKTLVGGYSFHTSQYNRVTQAKRQLGSNIKPFIYTAALEKGYTLATLINNAPINNADIRQGTAWRPKNSPDRYTGPTRLRVGLAQSINVMSVRAMRYTGLDSAIDTLVKFGFDRNDLPKNESLALGSASVTPLQVVTAFSVFANGGYRVEPYFIDHIENAYQQIIEQAEPTLACTPVEIEPPKADPFAAMASEFAVVTDNQSTIAETIDSSCAIDARHGERVISEQTAFLITEALKSVIWGGGDWSKGTGWNGTAWRAARVVNRRDIAGKTGTTNESRDTWFSGFNPKLATTVWVGFDDHSQELGRTAWNTNGAKDQISGAEAGAKTAGPGWNEFMKNALAGTPQVPAQPPEGVVSARIDLATGKLSRKTDHTSAFEYFVSGTEPAEFATQPEEQGDIFIDDPVEELFQ, from the coding sequence GTGAAGTGGTTCAAACGTATTACCATCGCCCTATTTAGCCTAGCTCTTTTAGGAATAGGTGCAATTGCTGCGGCATATTTTTATGTGCTCCCAGAACTCCCCGATGTAACCACTCTCAAAACGGTGAAATTGCAGACACCTCTACGTATTTATAGCGCCGATGGGAAATTAATTTCCCAGTTTGGTGAAAAACGTCGCATTCCTGTTGAGTATGAACAAGTTCCATCACAACTCATCAATGCAGTGCTTGACACCGAAGATGCACGTTTCTTTGAACATAAAGGGATAGACCCTATAGGTATTATTCGTGCCGCCGTGATTCTGGCAACGACAGGGAAAAAGAGCCAAGGCGCAAGTACCATCACCCAGCAGGTTGCGAGAGGGTTCTTTTTATCCAGAGAAAAAACTTACATACGAAAAATCAAAGAGATATTTTTAGCACTTAAGATCGAAAAAGCGCTGAGTAAAACAGAGATCCTCACCTTATATCTCAACCGATCTTTTCTAGGGAATAGAGCGTACGGTGTCGGCGCGGCAGCACAAGTTTATTACGGCAAAGAACTCGAACAACTTACTTTGCCAGAGATGGCGATGATCGCGGGATTGCCACAAGCACCGTCGGCAGCAAATCCCATCAGAAACCCAGCAAGAGCGATGAATCGACGTAACTGGGTACTTAGCAGAATGTTAGAAAAGGAAAATATTTCCGAAGCGGAATATCAAGAAGCGATCACCGCCCCAATCACAGCTAAATATCATGGCGCAGAGATAGAGCTATATGCCCCTTATATCTCAGAGATGGCTCGAGACTATATGGTTGATAAATTTGGTGAAGAGGAAGCCTATACTGGCGGTTATAACGTCTACACTACAGTCGATTCAACCCTACAGCAGTACGCCCAACAAGCACTGCGTGATAACGTCTATGCCTATGATGAAAGGCATGGTTACCGAGGCGCGACAGAGGTGCTTTGGGAGACTCAAACTCCAGACACTAACCAAATTGTAGCGAAGCTCAAAGCCACCCAAGGTTTTCAAGGGCTTGAACCTGCGGCGGTAATGTCAGTTGCAGAGCAAAGTGCGCAGGTTCTTACCGACAAAGGTGAAGAGATCACGCTTGAATGGGAAGGACTTAGCTGGGCAAGAAAATTTATTTCTAATCAACGTCAAAGTAGCGCCCCAAAACTTGCTGCAGATGTGGTTAGTGCCGGTGAACAAATTTGGATAAGACACAATGGCAATATATGGCAGCTGGCACAGATCCCTCAAGTCGCGAGCGCCATAGTTTCACTTGATCCTTACAATGGTTCAATCAAAACATTGGTTGGCGGCTATAGTTTTCATACCAGTCAATATAACCGCGTCACTCAGGCTAAACGCCAACTGGGTTCGAATATAAAGCCATTCATTTACACTGCTGCATTAGAGAAAGGCTACACCCTAGCCACCCTGATCAATAACGCTCCGATCAACAATGCCGATATACGCCAAGGCACTGCATGGCGTCCAAAAAACTCACCAGACAGATATACAGGCCCAACCCGTTTGCGAGTTGGCTTAGCCCAGTCTATTAACGTTATGTCAGTTCGAGCTATGCGTTATACCGGCCTAGACAGCGCAATAGACACACTAGTCAAATTTGGTTTCGATAGAAATGATCTCCCGAAAAACGAATCTCTTGCGCTGGGGTCCGCATCGGTGACTCCACTGCAAGTGGTCACGGCATTTTCAGTCTTCGCCAACGGTGGCTATAGGGTCGAACCTTATTTCATCGACCATATTGAAAATGCCTATCAGCAGATCATCGAACAAGCAGAGCCCACACTTGCCTGCACTCCAGTGGAAATAGAACCGCCTAAAGCAGATCCATTTGCAGCCATGGCGAGTGAGTTTGCTGTGGTGACTGATAACCAATCCACCATCGCCGAGACTATCGACAGCAGCTGTGCTATCGACGCTAGACATGGTGAAAGAGTCATTTCAGAGCAAACCGCATTCTTAATTACTGAAGCCTTGAAAAGTGTTATCTGGGGTGGCGGTGACTGGAGTAAAGGTACTGGCTGGAACGGCACTGCCTGGCGAGCGGCACGGGTCGTTAATCGCCGCGATATCGCAGGTAAAACCGGTACAACCAACGAATCGAGAGATACTTGGTTTAGTGGTTTCAATCCTAAATTAGCGACGACAGTATGGGTCGGTTTCGATGATCACAGTCAAGAACTCGGTCGTACGGCATGGAATACTAATGGTGCCAAAGATCAGATCTCGGGGGCTGAAGCCGGTGCTAAAACGGCAGGTCCAGGCTGGAACGAGTTTATGAAAAATGCCTTAGCCGGTACGCCACAAGTTCCGGCTCAACCACCAGAGGGCGTTGTATCTGCTCGGATAGATTTAGCTACAGGGAAGCTAAGCCGTAAAACGGATCACACCAGTGCCTTTGAATACTTCGTTAGCGGTACAGAGCCTGCGGAGTTCGCGACCCAACCAGAAGAGCAGGGAGACATCTTTATTGATGACCCAGTTGAAGAGTTATTCCAATAA
- a CDS encoding pilus assembly protein PilM, whose product MLSNLWKRQAPQMVGIDIGSHEIKAILLSKTADGYKILSHASAPVKKGAVNDHEIRDADAVLESLKLIKRALPKTVKYAAAAVSGSAVMTKVIYMDAALSEEEMETQIEIEADNLIPYSLDEVSIDFETLNVNSTDVSKVDVLLSACRTENIDARVDSLDEINLETKVVDVEGYALGRSFELISSQLPDGAENKIVALVDIGANMTTFAVVEKGDTTFIREQAFGGEQFTQSILSFYGMSHEQAEKAKLEGDLPRNYMFEVLSPFQTQLLQQIKRTLQIYCTSSGRDKVDHIVLCGGTSKLEGMANLLTNELGVHTIIADPFLGCLHADEEVKTRLQPNINKYMVACGLALRSYSQWRT is encoded by the coding sequence ATGCTTTCAAATTTATGGAAGCGTCAGGCTCCGCAGATGGTGGGGATCGATATTGGTTCCCATGAAATAAAAGCAATACTGCTGAGTAAGACTGCTGATGGTTATAAAATATTGAGTCATGCATCGGCGCCAGTGAAGAAGGGTGCTGTAAATGATCATGAAATACGAGATGCTGATGCTGTTTTAGAGTCGTTGAAGTTGATTAAACGAGCATTACCTAAAACGGTTAAATATGCAGCCGCTGCGGTTTCAGGTTCTGCTGTGATGACCAAAGTTATATACATGGACGCTGCGCTGAGCGAAGAGGAGATGGAGACTCAGATCGAGATCGAGGCGGACAACCTTATCCCATACTCTCTCGATGAAGTCAGCATCGATTTTGAAACCCTCAATGTTAATAGTACCGATGTTTCTAAAGTCGATGTTCTGCTCAGTGCATGTCGAACTGAAAATATAGATGCTCGAGTCGATAGTCTCGATGAGATCAACTTAGAGACAAAAGTGGTCGATGTTGAAGGTTATGCCTTAGGTCGTTCATTCGAACTCATCTCATCGCAATTGCCTGACGGTGCAGAAAATAAAATTGTCGCCTTAGTTGATATCGGTGCCAATATGACCACATTTGCTGTGGTTGAAAAGGGAGATACTACTTTCATCCGAGAGCAAGCTTTTGGTGGTGAGCAGTTTACTCAATCTATTTTGTCATTTTACGGCATGTCTCATGAGCAGGCTGAAAAGGCCAAGCTCGAAGGAGATTTGCCTCGTAATTATATGTTTGAAGTGTTGTCGCCCTTCCAGACACAGTTATTACAACAGATAAAAAGAACCTTGCAGATTTACTGTACTTCGAGTGGTAGAGATAAAGTGGATCATATCGTGTTATGCGGTGGGACCTCTAAACTCGAAGGAATGGCAAATCTACTGACGAATGAACTGGGTGTCCACACCATCATTGCCGATCCATTTTTAGGATGTTTACATGCTGATGAAGAGGTAAAGACTCGTTTGCAACCCAATATTAATAAATACATGGTTGCGTGTGGATTAGCGCTGAGGAGTTACTCTCAATGGCGAACATAA
- a CDS encoding PilN domain-containing protein: protein MANINLLPWREEAREKQKRDYLGILAAVFIGASLIVYLALTVIDMMTEDQRGRNAYLQSEIQLLEKQIAEIKKIRERKKDIERRTEIILNLQQARNLPTHVLDELVRIVPPGIYLSSIEKKGSLLWIEGRSESNNNVANMMRKVKSSLWLHDPNMRSIVSQNDDMRQLQRFSLRVSIGDESVDSNKTVEGASK from the coding sequence ATGGCGAACATAAACCTATTACCTTGGCGGGAAGAGGCGCGAGAAAAACAGAAACGTGATTATCTTGGGATATTAGCCGCTGTTTTTATTGGCGCATCATTAATTGTTTATTTAGCGCTGACTGTTATTGATATGATGACCGAAGATCAACGCGGTAGAAATGCGTATCTTCAGTCTGAGATTCAACTACTAGAAAAGCAGATTGCAGAAATTAAAAAAATTCGTGAGCGTAAGAAAGATATTGAGCGGCGAACAGAGATCATTCTTAATTTGCAGCAGGCTAGAAATTTACCTACACACGTTTTAGATGAGCTTGTGCGAATCGTTCCTCCTGGAATATACCTTTCCAGTATTGAGAAGAAGGGCAGTTTACTCTGGATTGAAGGGCGTAGTGAGTCAAATAATAATGTCGCAAATATGATGCGTAAGGTTAAGTCTTCATTATGGCTACATGATCCAAATATGCGTTCGATTGTTTCTCAAAATGATGACATGCGCCAACTGCAGCGATTTAGTTTAAGGGTTTCCATTGGCGACGAGAGTGTTGACAGTAATAAAACTGTTGAAGGAGCGAGCAAATGA
- a CDS encoding type 4a pilus biogenesis protein PilO, with protein sequence MKLDLSQFNDIDFENIGGWPAQVKAVFALFLAILIFIASYFLFVSDAIDTLKLEQDKEITLRDDFKAKYQLAANLKLYREQLAVMEVQFAELLKMLPSQNEMPGLLDDLTFVATDSGLGIQSLEWKEEIQRDFYIEFPISMAVTGEYHDMGQLVSDVAKLPRIVSLHDFVIKRSDQGTLAMEILAKTYRFKEGAQLPAEKNAKGTKK encoded by the coding sequence ATGAAACTCGATCTAAGTCAATTTAATGATATCGACTTTGAGAATATCGGTGGTTGGCCCGCTCAAGTTAAAGCCGTATTTGCGCTTTTTCTAGCAATTCTAATTTTTATTGCCAGTTATTTCTTGTTTGTTTCCGATGCAATCGATACCTTAAAGCTCGAACAAGATAAAGAAATTACCTTGCGAGATGATTTTAAAGCGAAATATCAATTAGCAGCTAATCTTAAATTGTACCGAGAGCAACTTGCGGTGATGGAGGTGCAGTTTGCCGAGCTGCTTAAGATGCTGCCATCGCAAAATGAGATGCCGGGATTATTAGACGACCTCACCTTTGTCGCGACGGATTCTGGTTTAGGCATTCAGAGCTTAGAATGGAAAGAGGAAATTCAGCGAGACTTCTATATTGAATTTCCCATTAGTATGGCCGTAACTGGCGAATACCATGACATGGGACAGTTGGTGAGTGATGTCGCGAAATTGCCTCGAATCGTTAGCTTGCATGATTTTGTTATTAAAAGGAGCGATCAAGGAACCTTGGCGATGGAAATTCTAGCCAAGACTTATCGTTTTAAAGAGGGTGCGCAGTTGCCTGCAGAAAAGAATGCAAAGGGGACTAAGAAATGA
- a CDS encoding pilus assembly protein PilP, which produces MKKLSLLVLSILVTGCMGDRSDLEQFVTTTKAQHVAHVPPLKETPKFEHFAYQANLMRSPFVPPSRELTEEVVDTTKDCLQPDLKRRKGRLETYALDNLKMRGTLSESQSIWALIETNDGSVYRLGIGEYLGLYHGRIAKVTPQTVEIIELIPDGTGCWAERVSNMELTGE; this is translated from the coding sequence ATGAAGAAGTTATCTTTGTTAGTCCTAAGTATTCTGGTAACTGGTTGTATGGGTGATCGGAGTGATTTAGAGCAATTCGTTACAACGACAAAAGCTCAACATGTTGCTCATGTTCCACCGTTAAAAGAAACGCCTAAATTTGAACATTTTGCTTATCAAGCAAATTTAATGCGTAGTCCTTTTGTGCCGCCTTCGCGGGAGTTAACCGAAGAAGTTGTTGATACAACGAAAGACTGTCTGCAACCAGACTTAAAACGCCGTAAGGGACGTTTAGAAACGTATGCGTTAGATAATCTCAAGATGCGAGGCACTTTAAGTGAGAGCCAAAGTATTTGGGCGTTAATCGAAACAAATGATGGAAGTGTTTATCGTTTAGGTATCGGTGAATATTTAGGTCTTTATCATGGTCGAATTGCTAAAGTAACACCGCAAACGGTCGAAATAATTGAATTAATTCCAGATGGAACAGGTTGCTGGGCTGAAAGAGTGAGCAACATGGAACTAACTGGTGAATAA
- the pilQ gene encoding type IV pilus secretin PilQ family protein, producing the protein MESSAAKNALLNMSPFFKAALGLALILGVAPYSSAANRLVDVKYHSVVDHQLELQLVFEGNVTKPQINLNASPAQIILDFDDSLSGLEKDTLPINNVGVKSITTTQNNEQLKVLVDLAKVKAYQGKVLGNTYRLTINDEVANRNESASNPFVNGVKTIDFRRSANGGGELLVKLNNASVAANVEQVGAKLELKLYNTDIGSDLLYVMDVQDFATPVKSFETFKDELTTRVLVDVAGQYEYDYKQEGDLFRLSIKQAERATVVKEEKKYDGRSLSLNFQSISVRTVLQIIADYNNFNLVTSDTVEGDITLRLDDVPWDQALDLILQTKGLDKRIEGNILMVAPAEELAIREKQELENQKEVKELAPLYSEYLQINYAKATDISTLLKGDDSSLLSARGTVAVDDRTNTLLVKDTEESLENIHRLIEVLDIPIKQVLIEARMVTVKDDVSENLGIKWGITDQQGSKGTSGSLEGANDIANGRVPDIGDRLNVNLPAAVSNPASLAFHVAKLADGTLLDLELSALEQEDKGEIIASPRITTSNQKAAYIEQGVEIPYVESASSGAATVQFKKAVLSLRVTPQITPDNRVILDLEITQDSQGKVVSTPLGQAVSIDTQRIGTQVLVDHGETIVLGGIYSQNLINRVSKVPVLGDIPFLGYLFRNTTDQNVRQELLIFVTPKIISEDI; encoded by the coding sequence ATGGAATCTTCTGCCGCGAAAAACGCATTATTAAATATGTCACCTTTTTTTAAGGCTGCTTTGGGATTGGCTTTAATATTAGGTGTGGCACCGTATTCTTCTGCTGCGAACCGCTTAGTGGATGTTAAATATCACTCAGTTGTCGATCATCAGCTTGAATTACAATTGGTGTTTGAGGGTAATGTTACTAAGCCTCAAATCAACCTAAATGCTTCACCTGCCCAAATAATTTTGGATTTCGACGACAGTTTATCGGGTTTAGAAAAAGATACGCTGCCTATCAATAATGTCGGAGTTAAATCAATAACGACCACACAAAATAACGAACAATTAAAAGTGCTGGTGGATTTGGCTAAAGTTAAAGCCTATCAAGGTAAAGTCCTTGGTAATACTTACCGTCTGACGATTAACGATGAAGTTGCTAACAGAAATGAAAGTGCTTCGAATCCCTTTGTTAATGGCGTTAAAACGATAGATTTCCGTCGTTCGGCAAATGGCGGCGGAGAGTTGTTGGTTAAGTTAAATAATGCCTCTGTCGCCGCCAATGTAGAACAGGTTGGTGCGAAATTAGAACTGAAATTATACAACACAGATATTGGTTCAGACCTACTGTATGTGATGGATGTTCAGGATTTTGCCACACCAGTTAAGAGCTTTGAGACCTTTAAAGATGAGCTTACAACTCGAGTTTTAGTCGATGTCGCAGGGCAGTATGAATACGATTACAAGCAAGAGGGTGATCTATTTCGCTTAAGCATTAAACAAGCTGAAAGAGCTACCGTTGTGAAGGAAGAGAAGAAATATGATGGGCGCTCGCTATCGCTTAACTTCCAGAGTATTTCTGTTCGAACTGTGTTGCAGATCATTGCCGATTATAACAACTTCAACTTAGTCACCAGTGATACAGTCGAAGGTGATATCACCCTTAGACTCGACGATGTACCTTGGGACCAAGCCTTAGATCTTATTTTGCAGACTAAGGGGCTAGATAAGCGTATTGAAGGCAACATCTTGATGGTTGCTCCCGCTGAAGAGTTAGCTATACGTGAAAAGCAGGAGTTGGAAAACCAGAAAGAGGTTAAAGAGTTAGCGCCATTATATTCAGAGTATTTGCAGATTAACTATGCCAAAGCGACAGATATATCTACTCTGCTTAAGGGCGATGACTCAAGTTTACTTTCTGCGCGAGGCACAGTTGCAGTAGATGACAGGACCAATACGTTACTGGTTAAAGATACAGAAGAGAGCCTTGAAAATATCCATCGTTTGATTGAAGTGCTCGATATCCCCATCAAGCAAGTATTGATCGAAGCTCGTATGGTTACGGTTAAGGATGATGTTTCCGAGAACCTAGGTATTAAGTGGGGGATTACAGATCAACAAGGCAGCAAAGGAACCTCGGGTAGTTTAGAAGGAGCCAATGATATTGCTAACGGTCGAGTTCCTGATATTGGGGATCGACTCAATGTGAATCTGCCTGCCGCTGTTTCAAATCCAGCGAGTTTGGCATTCCACGTTGCTAAATTAGCCGATGGTACCCTGCTAGATCTTGAGTTGAGTGCACTCGAACAAGAAGACAAAGGGGAGATTATCGCCAGTCCACGTATCACTACATCGAACCAAAAGGCGGCTTATATAGAGCAAGGTGTTGAGATCCCTTACGTTGAATCGGCATCTAGTGGTGCAGCAACGGTACAGTTTAAGAAGGCGGTATTATCACTTCGTGTGACGCCACAGATCACCCCAGATAATCGAGTGATACTCGATCTTGAAATCACTCAAGACTCACAAGGTAAGGTTGTTTCAACGCCTTTAGGTCAAGCGGTGTCTATTGATACTCAGCGTATTGGTACTCAGGTGCTGGTGGATCATGGCGAAACGATTGTGTTGGGTGGGATTTATTCTCAGAATTTGATAAATCGAGTGAGCAAAGTTCCTGTTCTGGGCGATATTCCTTTCCTCGGCTATCTGTTTAGAAACACGACAGATCAAAATGTTCGTCAGGAGTTGTTGATTTTCGTGACACCTAAAATTATCTCTGAAGATATCTAA
- the aroK gene encoding shikimate kinase AroK: MAEKRNIFLVGPMGAGKSTIGRHLAQMLHLEFHDSDQEIEHRTGADIAWVFDVEGEEGFRRRETQVVADLTEKQGIVLATGGGSIQSKDIRNNLSARGIVVYLETTIDKQVARTQRDKRRPLLQVDDPREVLESLAEIRNPLYEEIADVIVKTDEQSAKVVANQIIEQLGF; the protein is encoded by the coding sequence ATGGCTGAAAAACGTAATATTTTCCTAGTAGGTCCTATGGGGGCTGGTAAAAGCACTATAGGTCGTCATCTGGCGCAGATGCTCCATTTAGAATTCCACGATTCCGATCAAGAAATTGAACACCGTACAGGTGCGGATATTGCGTGGGTATTTGACGTTGAGGGCGAAGAGGGTTTTCGTCGTCGCGAAACACAAGTTGTCGCTGATTTAACTGAAAAACAAGGTATTGTTTTAGCTACCGGCGGCGGATCAATTCAGAGCAAAGATATTCGTAATAATCTTTCTGCTCGAGGTATCGTGGTTTATTTAGAAACGACCATCGATAAGCAGGTTGCACGTACGCAGCGTGATAAGCGTCGTCCACTGCTGCAAGTTGATGACCCTCGTGAGGTATTAGAAAGCCTTGCTGAAATACGTAACCCTCTATACGAAGAGATTGCAGATGTGATCGTTAAAACCGATGAACAAAGTGCAAAAGTGGTTGCTAATCAAATTATTGAACAGTTAGGTTTTTAA